A section of the Phaseolus vulgaris cultivar G19833 chromosome 8, P. vulgaris v2.0, whole genome shotgun sequence genome encodes:
- the LOC137826580 gene encoding large ribosomal subunit protein uL30w isoform X1 — protein sequence MTEMGEEVKTIVPESVLKKRKREEEWALAKKQELEAAKKKRAESRKLIYNRAKQYAKEYDQQEKDLIRLKREAKLKGGFYVDPEAKLLFIIRIRGINAMDPKSRKILQLLRLRQIFNGVFLKVNKATVNMLHRVEPYVTYGYPNLKSVKELIYKRGYGKLNKQRTALTDNSIIEQALGKYGIISAEDLIHEIITVGPHFKEANNFLWPFKLKAPLGGLKKKRNHYVEGGDAGNRENYINELIRRMN from the exons ATGACAGAGATGGGTGAAGAAGTGAAGACAATTGTTCCAGAGTCCGTTCTGAAGAAGCGCAAGAGAGAGGAGGAATGGGCTTTGGCGAAGaagcaagagcttgaagctgCGAAGAAGAAGAGAGCCGAGAGCCGCAAACTCATCTACAACAGAGCCAAACAGTACGCAAAGGAGTACGATCAACAG GAGAAGGATTTGATCCGGTTGAAACGCGAGGCAAAGCTCAAAGGTGGATTTTATGTGGATCCAGAAGCTAAGCTCTTGTTTATCATTCGCATTCGTGG tatcAATGCAATGGACCCCAAATCAAGGAAGATCCTCCAGCTGTTGCGATTGAGACAG ATCTTCAATGGTGTATTTCTCAAGGTTAACAAGGCCACTGTGAACATGCTGCACAGAGTTGAACCTTATGTGACTTATGG TTACCCAAATCTGAAGAGTGTGAAAGAACTTATTTATAAGAGAGGGTATGGAAAGCTCAACAAGCAGAGGACTGCTCTAACCGACAACTCCATCATTGAGCAG GCACTGGGCAAATACGGAATCATTTCTGCTGAAGATCTTATCCACGAGATCATAACTGTTGGACCTCACTTTAAGGAGGCTAACAACTTTCTGTGGCCATTTAAGCTGAAGGCTCCTTTGGGTggtttgaagaagaagagaaaccaTTATGTTGAGGGAGGTGATGCTGGAAACCGGGAGAATTACATCAATGAGCTAATCAGGAGAATGAATTGA
- the LOC137826580 gene encoding large ribosomal subunit protein uL30w isoform X2, giving the protein MGEEVKTIVPESVLKKRKREEEWALAKKQELEAAKKKRAESRKLIYNRAKQYAKEYDQQEKDLIRLKREAKLKGGFYVDPEAKLLFIIRIRGINAMDPKSRKILQLLRLRQIFNGVFLKVNKATVNMLHRVEPYVTYGYPNLKSVKELIYKRGYGKLNKQRTALTDNSIIEQALGKYGIISAEDLIHEIITVGPHFKEANNFLWPFKLKAPLGGLKKKRNHYVEGGDAGNRENYINELIRRMN; this is encoded by the exons ATGGGTGAAGAAGTGAAGACAATTGTTCCAGAGTCCGTTCTGAAGAAGCGCAAGAGAGAGGAGGAATGGGCTTTGGCGAAGaagcaagagcttgaagctgCGAAGAAGAAGAGAGCCGAGAGCCGCAAACTCATCTACAACAGAGCCAAACAGTACGCAAAGGAGTACGATCAACAG GAGAAGGATTTGATCCGGTTGAAACGCGAGGCAAAGCTCAAAGGTGGATTTTATGTGGATCCAGAAGCTAAGCTCTTGTTTATCATTCGCATTCGTGG tatcAATGCAATGGACCCCAAATCAAGGAAGATCCTCCAGCTGTTGCGATTGAGACAG ATCTTCAATGGTGTATTTCTCAAGGTTAACAAGGCCACTGTGAACATGCTGCACAGAGTTGAACCTTATGTGACTTATGG TTACCCAAATCTGAAGAGTGTGAAAGAACTTATTTATAAGAGAGGGTATGGAAAGCTCAACAAGCAGAGGACTGCTCTAACCGACAACTCCATCATTGAGCAG GCACTGGGCAAATACGGAATCATTTCTGCTGAAGATCTTATCCACGAGATCATAACTGTTGGACCTCACTTTAAGGAGGCTAACAACTTTCTGTGGCCATTTAAGCTGAAGGCTCCTTTGGGTggtttgaagaagaagagaaaccaTTATGTTGAGGGAGGTGATGCTGGAAACCGGGAGAATTACATCAATGAGCTAATCAGGAGAATGAATTGA